ACCAGCGAGAAGCCACTGCTGGGATGTGGCTCCTCGGGGTGGTCCAGGCCCAGCTCCTCGGCGATCGCGAGGAATCTGCGGTTGTGATATCGGCCGGCACGTGAGGTGTCGCGTACGCCGCGTGAGGCGGCGATGCCATGGACTGCCTCGTGAAGCAGTCGCTCGAAAGAGAGCTCGGCGCCACAGGCGGACGACGACTCTCCGATCAGGGATTCGGGCGCGGCAAGGTCGGGCAGCTCGGGGTGGTGCCGCTGAATGTCGGCCCACGCCTGTGCCAGCTCTGCGGCGAGAACAGGTGGTGTCGTGCTCACGTCGTGAACAACGAGCCGGGAGCCCCGGGGGTTCCATTCCGGGGCATCCCAAATAATTTGCACGTACCCGTCAGTTGCCGTTGATGCGTCCGGACGAGGGCGGGTGCGCTGATCTGCGGAGAAGCCTCACAGCTCGCAACAAGCCGGTACGTAGCGGCGCGTACGCCCCGGCGCGTAGATCGCTTCCTCGCGCCGGGGCTCATGTTGCCTGGGCAGGCGTGCGAGCCGAGATCGAGCGCGGGCGTACCGGAGGCGCCTTCCTCAGTAGGAGCGGGCCACGAGAGCGACGTTACCCGGGGTCTCCTCGGCGTCCGGCACCGCCCCGTCCTCCGTGACCAGACACCGTACGGTCACGGAGTGCTCGGCCAGTGCGGCCTCGCCTTCTTCGCCGAGCGCGGCCCACGGGACGCGCGCCCACCCGCCGGCGGCCGTCGCCTCCACGGCCTCGTCGACCGTGCGGACGTCCGAGGTGCGGGACTCGCGGCGGGCGCGGGCCTGCGTCAGGAGCAGCGCCTGGTCCTCTTCGAGGACCGTGGGCAGCAGGCCCGGAAGGGCGTCTACGGCGACCGCCTCCTTGCCGCCGGGGCTGTGCTTGCCCGGGATGCGGCGGACCAGCACGGCGGTGCCGTTCGCCAGGTCGCGCGGGCCGACTTCGACGCGTACGGGGACTCCCTTGAGCTCCCAGTCCACGGCGCGCCTCCCGAAGGGGGTGTCCGTGCGGTCGTCGACCTGGACGCGGATGCCGACGGCGCGCAGGGTGTCGCCGATCTCGTGGACCTTGGCGAGTACGGCGTCGTCACCCTTGATGGCGAGGACGACGACCTGGACGGGGGCCAGGCGGGGCGGCACGCGCAGCCCGTCGTCGTCGCCGTGCATCATCGCCAGGGCGCCGATCATGCGGGTCGTGCTGCCCCAGGAGGTCTGCCAGACGAGCTCCTGGGTGCCCTCCTTGGACAGGTACCGGGTGTCGAAGGCCTTGGCGAAGTTCTGGCCCAGCTCGTGGCTGGTGCCGAGTTGGAGGGCCTTGCCGTCGGCCATCATGCCTTCGAGGGTGAGGGTGTTGATGGCGCCCGCGAAGCGCTCCTTGGCGGTCTTGCGGCCCAGGACGAAGTCCATGGCGAGGACGTCGCGCATGAAGTCTCCGTACACGTGCCGGTGGATGCGGGCGGCGAAGTCGCGGGCCTCCTCGTACGTCGCGTGGGCGGTGTGGCCCTCCTGCCAGAGGAACTCCGAGGTCCGCAGGAACAGGCGCGGGCGCATCTCCCATCGGACCACGTTGGCCCACTGGTTGATCAGCAACGGCAGGTCGCGGTAGCTCTGCACCCACTTGGAGAAGTACTCGTTGACGATCGTCTCCGAGGTGGGGCGGACGACGACCGGCTCCTCCAGCTCCTTGCCGCCGCCGTGCGTGACGACGGCGAGCTCCGGGGCGAACCCTTCGACGTGCTCCGCCTCCCTGGTGAGGTACGACTGCGGGATGAGGAGGGGGAAGTACGCGTTCTGCGTACCCGTCTCCTTGATGCGGGTGTCCATCTCCCGCTGCATCCGTTCCCACAGTCCGTAGCCGTACGGTCGGATCACCATGGTGCCGCGCACCGGGCCGTTGTCGGCCAGCTCGGCCTTGTTGATCAGGTCCTGGTACCAGCGCGGAAAGTCGTCCGCCTGGGGCGTGAGCACGGGTGTTTTGGCCATGGCGCGCATGGTAGAGGCGGGCCTGCGGAGAATGCTCGGGTTTATCGCCGAGGGGCGCACGACGGTGGAACGCAAGCATTGGCCCACAACCTCTGGACGCCACGACGGATGCGGAGTTCTCTGGCATACGGGGGGAGTGCGAGCGCACTGCACGGGGGCGGACGAACCGTTGGATTACGTCACGGCACTAACTCTCGGCTGATTGGGGCGCATTCGATGACACCAACACTCGTGCAGTCGCACCTCCCCCACGCGGGCGCGGCGCCCCGTGTGGACCTGGGTGCACGCGCGCGTGACTGGGCGGAGATCCAGGAACGGATGCTGGTCCCGCTCTATGAAGCGGTGTACGAACGGCTCGACGTGGGGAACGGCACCCGGCTCCTCGGCCTCGGCTGCGGTTCCGGACTGGCTCTGCTGATGGCGGCCTCTCGGGGTGCCGCCGT
The window above is part of the Streptomyces venezuelae genome. Proteins encoded here:
- the proS gene encoding proline--tRNA ligase codes for the protein MAKTPVLTPQADDFPRWYQDLINKAELADNGPVRGTMVIRPYGYGLWERMQREMDTRIKETGTQNAYFPLLIPQSYLTREAEHVEGFAPELAVVTHGGGKELEEPVVVRPTSETIVNEYFSKWVQSYRDLPLLINQWANVVRWEMRPRLFLRTSEFLWQEGHTAHATYEEARDFAARIHRHVYGDFMRDVLAMDFVLGRKTAKERFAGAINTLTLEGMMADGKALQLGTSHELGQNFAKAFDTRYLSKEGTQELVWQTSWGSTTRMIGALAMMHGDDDGLRVPPRLAPVQVVVLAIKGDDAVLAKVHEIGDTLRAVGIRVQVDDRTDTPFGRRAVDWELKGVPVRVEVGPRDLANGTAVLVRRIPGKHSPGGKEAVAVDALPGLLPTVLEEDQALLLTQARARRESRTSDVRTVDEAVEATAAGGWARVPWAALGEEGEAALAEHSVTVRCLVTEDGAVPDAEETPGNVALVARSY